In Camelus ferus isolate YT-003-E chromosome 10, BCGSAC_Cfer_1.0, whole genome shotgun sequence, the following proteins share a genomic window:
- the NADSYN1 gene encoding glutamine-dependent NAD(+) synthetase isoform X2, protein MVPASVPSGIEIAKHRGARYRLGPELEICGYGCWDHYHESDTLLHSLQVLAALLESPVTQDIICDVGMPVMHRNVRYNCRVIFLNRRILLIRPKMALANEGNYRELRWFTPWSRSRQTEEYFLPRMIQELTKQETVPFGDAVLATLDTCIGSEVCEELWTPRSPHVDMGLDGVEIFTNASGSHHVLRKAHARVDLVTMATTKNGGIYLLANQKGCDGDRLYYDGCAMIAMNGSIFAQGSQFSLDDVEVLTATLDLEDVRSYRAEISSRNLEASKVSPYPRVKVDFALSCHEDLLEPLSEPVEWKYHSPAEEISLGPACWLWDFLRRSQQAGFLLPLSGGVDSAATACLVYSMCRQVCEAVKDGNREVLADVRTIVDQPSYTPQDPRELCGRILTTCYMAGENSSRETCDRAKELAQQVGSHHLGLNIDPAVKAVVGIFSLVTGKSPLFAAHGGSSRENLALQNVQARVRMVVAYLFAQLSLWSRGARGGLLVLGSANVDESLLGYLTKYDCSSADINPIGGISKTDLKDFVQFCMESFQLPALQSILVAPPTAELEPLASGQVSQTDEEDMGMTYAELSVYGRLRKLAKTGPYGMFCKLLVMWRDVCTPRQVADKVKRFFSKYSINRHKMTTLTPAYHAESYSPDDNRFDLRPFLYNTRWPWQFRCIDKQVLQLERRQQDLEGVD, encoded by the exons CGGCTACGGATGTTGGGATCATTATCACGAGTCGGACACCCTCCTGCATTCGCTCCAGGTCCTGGCTGCCCTTCTGGAATCTCCCGTCACTCAGGACATCATCTGCGACGTGGGAAT GCCCGTGATGCACCGAAATGTCCGCTACAACTGCAGGGTGATATTTCTCAACAG GAGGATCCTGCTCATCAGACCCAAGATGGCCCTGGCCAACGAAGGCAACTACAGGGAGCTGCGCTGGTTTACCCCCTGGTCCAGGAGTCG GCAAACAGAGGAGTATTTCCTCCCCCGGATGATACAGGAGCTGACAAAGCAG GAGACCGTGCCCTTTGGGGACGCCGTGCTCGCTACCCTGGACACCTGCATCGGGAGTGAGGTCTGTGAGGAGCTCTGGACGCCCCGCAG CCCGCATGTCGACATGGGCCTGGATGGCGTGGAGATCTTCACCAACGCCTCGGGCAGCCACCACGTGCTGCGCAAAGCCCACGCCAGGGTGGATCTGGTGACCATGGCAACCACCAAG AACGGTGGGATTTACTTGCTGGCCAACCAGAAGGGCTGTGACGGGGACCGGCTGTACTATGACGGCTGTGCCATGATCGCCATGAACGGCAGCATCTTTGCCCAGGGATCGCAGTTCTCCCTGGACGACGTG GAAGTCCTCACTGCCACGTTGGATTTGGAGGACGTCAGAAGCTACAGGGCGGAGATTTCGTCTCGAAACCTGGAG GCCAGCAAGGTGAGCCCCTACCCCCGCGTGAAGGTGGACTTTGCCCTCTCGTGCCACGAGGACTTGCTGGAGCCGCTGTCTGAGCCAGTTGAGTGGAAATACCACAGTCCTGCTGAGGAGATCAG CCTCGGACCTGCATGCTGGCTCTGGGACTTCTTAAGACGTAGCCAACAG GCGGGGTTTCTGCTGCCCCTGAGTGGCGGGGTGGACAGCGCGGCCACCGCCTGCCTCGTCTACTCCATGTGCCGCCAGGTCTGTGAGGCTGTGAAGGACGGAA ATCGGGAAGTGCTGGCCGACGTCCGGACCATCGTGGACCAGCCCAGCTACACACCCCAGGACCCCCGAGAGCTCTGCGGACGCATTCTGACCACCTGCTACATGGCCGGCGAGAACTCCTCCCGGGAGACATGCGACCGGGCCAAAGAGCTGGCGCAGCAGGTCGGAAG CCACCACCTCGGTCTCAACATCGATCCAGCCGTGAAGGCCGTCGTGGGCATCTTCAGCCTGGTGACGGGGAAAAGCCCTCTGTTTGCGGCTCACGGAGGCAGCAGCCGGGAGAACCTGGCGCTGCAGAACGTGCAG GCGCGCGTGAGGATGGTCGTCGCCTACCTTTTCGCTCAGCTGAGCCTCTGGTCTCGGGGTGCTCGAGGCGGGCTTCTCGTGCTCGGATCTGCCAACGTGGACGAGAG CCTCCTTGGCTACCTGACCAAGTATGACTGCTCCAGTGCAGACATCAACCCCATAGGTGGGATAAGCAAGACGGACCTGAAGGACTTCGTCCAGTTCTGCATGGAGAGCTTCCAGCTCCCCGCCCTGCAGAG CATCCTGGTAGCCCCACCCACTGCTGAACTGGAGCCCTTGGCCAGTGGACAGGTGTCCCAGACAGACGAG GAGGACATGGGGATGACATACGCAGAGCTCTCGGTCTACGGGAGGCTCCGGAAGTTGGCCAAGACCGGGCCCTATGGCATGTTCTGCAAACTCCTCGTCATGTGGAGGGACGTCTGCACCCCCCGACAG GTGGCAGACAAGGTGAAGCGGTTTTTCTCAAAGTATTCCATAAACAGACACAAAATGACCACGCTGACCCCCGCATACCACGCCGAGAGCTACAGCCCCGATGACAACAGGTTCGACCTGCGGCCGTTTCTGTACAACACCCGCTGGCCCTGGCAGTTCCGCTGCATAGACAAGCAG GTTCTCCagctggagagaaggcagcaggaCCTGGAAGGTGTGGACTGA
- the NADSYN1 gene encoding glutamine-dependent NAD(+) synthetase isoform X5 — protein sequence MPVMHRNVRYNCRVIFLNRRILLIRPKMALANEGNYRELRWFTPWSRSRQTEEYFLPRMIQELTKQETVPFGDAVLATLDTCIGSEVCEELWTPRSPHVDMGLDGVEIFTNASGSHHVLRKAHARVDLVTMATTKNGGIYLLANQKGCDGDRLYYDGCAMIAMNGSIFAQGSQFSLDDVEVLTATLDLEDVRSYRAEISSRNLEASKVSPYPRVKVDFALSCHEDLLEPLSEPVEWKYHSPAEEISLGPACWLWDFLRRSQQAGFLLPLSGGVDSAATACLVYSMCRQVCEAVKDGNREVLADVRTIVDQPSYTPQDPRELCGRILTTCYMAGENSSRETCDRAKELAQQVGSHHLGLNIDPAVKAVVGIFSLVTGKSPLFAAHGGSSRENLALQNVQARVRMVVAYLFAQLSLWSRGARGGLLVLGSANVDESLLGYLTKYDCSSADINPIGGISKTDLKDFVQFCMESFQLPALQSILVAPPTAELEPLASGQVSQTDEEDMGMTYAELSVYGRLRKLAKTGPYGMFCKLLVMWRDVCTPRQVADKVKRFFSKYSINRHKMTTLTPAYHAESYSPDDNRFDLRPFLYNTRWPWQFRCIDKQVLQLERRQQDLEGVD from the exons AT GCCCGTGATGCACCGAAATGTCCGCTACAACTGCAGGGTGATATTTCTCAACAG GAGGATCCTGCTCATCAGACCCAAGATGGCCCTGGCCAACGAAGGCAACTACAGGGAGCTGCGCTGGTTTACCCCCTGGTCCAGGAGTCG GCAAACAGAGGAGTATTTCCTCCCCCGGATGATACAGGAGCTGACAAAGCAG GAGACCGTGCCCTTTGGGGACGCCGTGCTCGCTACCCTGGACACCTGCATCGGGAGTGAGGTCTGTGAGGAGCTCTGGACGCCCCGCAG CCCGCATGTCGACATGGGCCTGGATGGCGTGGAGATCTTCACCAACGCCTCGGGCAGCCACCACGTGCTGCGCAAAGCCCACGCCAGGGTGGATCTGGTGACCATGGCAACCACCAAG AACGGTGGGATTTACTTGCTGGCCAACCAGAAGGGCTGTGACGGGGACCGGCTGTACTATGACGGCTGTGCCATGATCGCCATGAACGGCAGCATCTTTGCCCAGGGATCGCAGTTCTCCCTGGACGACGTG GAAGTCCTCACTGCCACGTTGGATTTGGAGGACGTCAGAAGCTACAGGGCGGAGATTTCGTCTCGAAACCTGGAG GCCAGCAAGGTGAGCCCCTACCCCCGCGTGAAGGTGGACTTTGCCCTCTCGTGCCACGAGGACTTGCTGGAGCCGCTGTCTGAGCCAGTTGAGTGGAAATACCACAGTCCTGCTGAGGAGATCAG CCTCGGACCTGCATGCTGGCTCTGGGACTTCTTAAGACGTAGCCAACAG GCGGGGTTTCTGCTGCCCCTGAGTGGCGGGGTGGACAGCGCGGCCACCGCCTGCCTCGTCTACTCCATGTGCCGCCAGGTCTGTGAGGCTGTGAAGGACGGAA ATCGGGAAGTGCTGGCCGACGTCCGGACCATCGTGGACCAGCCCAGCTACACACCCCAGGACCCCCGAGAGCTCTGCGGACGCATTCTGACCACCTGCTACATGGCCGGCGAGAACTCCTCCCGGGAGACATGCGACCGGGCCAAAGAGCTGGCGCAGCAGGTCGGAAG CCACCACCTCGGTCTCAACATCGATCCAGCCGTGAAGGCCGTCGTGGGCATCTTCAGCCTGGTGACGGGGAAAAGCCCTCTGTTTGCGGCTCACGGAGGCAGCAGCCGGGAGAACCTGGCGCTGCAGAACGTGCAG GCGCGCGTGAGGATGGTCGTCGCCTACCTTTTCGCTCAGCTGAGCCTCTGGTCTCGGGGTGCTCGAGGCGGGCTTCTCGTGCTCGGATCTGCCAACGTGGACGAGAG CCTCCTTGGCTACCTGACCAAGTATGACTGCTCCAGTGCAGACATCAACCCCATAGGTGGGATAAGCAAGACGGACCTGAAGGACTTCGTCCAGTTCTGCATGGAGAGCTTCCAGCTCCCCGCCCTGCAGAG CATCCTGGTAGCCCCACCCACTGCTGAACTGGAGCCCTTGGCCAGTGGACAGGTGTCCCAGACAGACGAG GAGGACATGGGGATGACATACGCAGAGCTCTCGGTCTACGGGAGGCTCCGGAAGTTGGCCAAGACCGGGCCCTATGGCATGTTCTGCAAACTCCTCGTCATGTGGAGGGACGTCTGCACCCCCCGACAG GTGGCAGACAAGGTGAAGCGGTTTTTCTCAAAGTATTCCATAAACAGACACAAAATGACCACGCTGACCCCCGCATACCACGCCGAGAGCTACAGCCCCGATGACAACAGGTTCGACCTGCGGCCGTTTCTGTACAACACCCGCTGGCCCTGGCAGTTCCGCTGCATAGACAAGCAG GTTCTCCagctggagagaaggcagcaggaCCTGGAAGGTGTGGACTGA
- the LOC102509947 gene encoding mas-related G-protein coupled receptor member B2, which translates to MDWYCNPTNHSSVDTAQLSPGSGSVGHVTFRSISVAVSLCGLVGNGTVIWFIHLSTKRNSFFTYSLNLAVVDFLHLCFQIVFSVRQILKAFLRHCFRLPGIFMVLRFFFYFTSLGVISAISCQRCLSVLFPIWYPCHCPKHLSAIVSALLWILTFLLNILRGHACSQLYIRKTQFCPALLAATSAWAFLLFSILGASSLLLLLRVHASSQRHQPRKLYLVLLVSVLVFFVLGLPLSIIRFLTADVENETLNDICVLLSCTNSSANPAVYVLIGGLQRQRPREPLQVVLQRALGEETEDGKDGKAPPPGPLKDGELPGDVCLRGMAPMISWQ; encoded by the coding sequence ATGGACTGGTACTGCAACCCAACCAATCACTCCAGCGTTGACACCGCACAGCTGTCTCCAGGGTCGGGGAGCGTTGGCCACGTGACCTTCCGGTCCATCTCGGTGGCTGTGTCCCTTTGCGGGTTGGTGGGAAATGGAACTGTAATCTGGTTCATCCATCTGTCCACCAAGAGAAACTCCTTCTTCACCTACAGCCTCAATCTGGCCGTTGTGGATTTCCTTCACCTTTGCTTCCAGATCGTGTTCTCTGTCCGCCAGATCCTCAAGGCTTTCCTCCGGCACTGCTTCCGTCTCCCTGGGATCTTCATGGTCCTGAGGTTCTTCTTCTACTTCACTAGCCTGGGTGTCATCTCCGCCATCAGCTGTCAGcgctgtctgtctgtccttttcCCCATTTGGTACCCATGTCATTGCCCCAAGCACCTGTCAGCCATCGTGAGCGCCCTCCTCTGGATTCTCACCTTTTTGCTCAATATACTGCGAGGCCATGCCTGCAGTCAGCTGTACATCAGGAAGACGCAGTTCTGCCCTGCGCTCCTGGCTGCCACCAGCGCCTGGGCGTTCCTCCTGTTCTCCATCCTGGGCGCGTCCAGTCTGCTGCTGCTCCTCCGAGTCCACGCCAGCTCCCAGCGTCATCAGCCCAGAAAGCTCTACCTGGTCCTCCTGGTCTCCGTCCTGGTCTTCTTCGTCCTCGGGCTGCCGCTCAGCATCATCAGATTCCTCACAGCTGACGTGGAAAATGAGACCCTCAATGACATCTGTGTCCTCCTGTCCTGCACCAACAGCTCGGCTAACCCTGCCGTTTATGTCCTCATCGGGGGCCTGCAGAGGCAGCGGCCGAGGGAGCCCCTCCAGGTGGTTCTTCAGAGAGCCCTGGGCGAGGAGACAGAGGACGGCAAGGATGGAAAGGCGCCCCCGCCTGGCCCCCTGAAGGACGGGGAGCTCCCGGGGGATGTGTGTCTCCGGGGCATGGCCCCTATGATCTCCTGGCAGTAA
- the NADSYN1 gene encoding glutamine-dependent NAD(+) synthetase isoform X4, producing the protein MGRKVTVATCALNQWALDFEGNLQRILKSIEIAKHRGARYRLGPELEICGYGCWDHYHESDTLLHSLQVLAALLESPVTQDIICDVGMPVMHRNVRYNCRVIFLNRRILLIRPKMALANEGNYRELRWFTPWSRSRQTEEYFLPRMIQELTKQETVPFGDAVLATLDTCIGSEVCEELWTPRSPHVDMGLDGVEIFTNASGSHHVLRKAHARVDLVTMATTKNGGIYLLANQKGCDGDRLYYDGCAMIAMNGSIFAQGSQFSLDDVEVLTATLDLEDVRSYRAEISSRNLEASKVSPYPRVKVDFALSCHEDLLEPLSEPVEWKYHSPAEEISLGPACWLWDFLRRSQQAGFLLPLSGGVDSAATACLVYSMCRQVCEAVKDGNREVLADVRTIVDQPSYTPQDPRELCGRILTTCYMAGENSSRETCDRAKELAQQVGSHHLGLNIDPAVKAVVGIFSLVTGKSPLFAAHGGSSRENLALQNVQARVRMVVAYLFAQLSLWSRGARGGLLVLGSANVDESLLGYLTKYDCSSADINPIGGISKTDLKDFVQFCMESFQLPALQSILVAPPTAELEPLASGQVSQTDER; encoded by the exons CGGCTACGGATGTTGGGATCATTATCACGAGTCGGACACCCTCCTGCATTCGCTCCAGGTCCTGGCTGCCCTTCTGGAATCTCCCGTCACTCAGGACATCATCTGCGACGTGGGAAT GCCCGTGATGCACCGAAATGTCCGCTACAACTGCAGGGTGATATTTCTCAACAG GAGGATCCTGCTCATCAGACCCAAGATGGCCCTGGCCAACGAAGGCAACTACAGGGAGCTGCGCTGGTTTACCCCCTGGTCCAGGAGTCG GCAAACAGAGGAGTATTTCCTCCCCCGGATGATACAGGAGCTGACAAAGCAG GAGACCGTGCCCTTTGGGGACGCCGTGCTCGCTACCCTGGACACCTGCATCGGGAGTGAGGTCTGTGAGGAGCTCTGGACGCCCCGCAG CCCGCATGTCGACATGGGCCTGGATGGCGTGGAGATCTTCACCAACGCCTCGGGCAGCCACCACGTGCTGCGCAAAGCCCACGCCAGGGTGGATCTGGTGACCATGGCAACCACCAAG AACGGTGGGATTTACTTGCTGGCCAACCAGAAGGGCTGTGACGGGGACCGGCTGTACTATGACGGCTGTGCCATGATCGCCATGAACGGCAGCATCTTTGCCCAGGGATCGCAGTTCTCCCTGGACGACGTG GAAGTCCTCACTGCCACGTTGGATTTGGAGGACGTCAGAAGCTACAGGGCGGAGATTTCGTCTCGAAACCTGGAG GCCAGCAAGGTGAGCCCCTACCCCCGCGTGAAGGTGGACTTTGCCCTCTCGTGCCACGAGGACTTGCTGGAGCCGCTGTCTGAGCCAGTTGAGTGGAAATACCACAGTCCTGCTGAGGAGATCAG CCTCGGACCTGCATGCTGGCTCTGGGACTTCTTAAGACGTAGCCAACAG GCGGGGTTTCTGCTGCCCCTGAGTGGCGGGGTGGACAGCGCGGCCACCGCCTGCCTCGTCTACTCCATGTGCCGCCAGGTCTGTGAGGCTGTGAAGGACGGAA ATCGGGAAGTGCTGGCCGACGTCCGGACCATCGTGGACCAGCCCAGCTACACACCCCAGGACCCCCGAGAGCTCTGCGGACGCATTCTGACCACCTGCTACATGGCCGGCGAGAACTCCTCCCGGGAGACATGCGACCGGGCCAAAGAGCTGGCGCAGCAGGTCGGAAG CCACCACCTCGGTCTCAACATCGATCCAGCCGTGAAGGCCGTCGTGGGCATCTTCAGCCTGGTGACGGGGAAAAGCCCTCTGTTTGCGGCTCACGGAGGCAGCAGCCGGGAGAACCTGGCGCTGCAGAACGTGCAG GCGCGCGTGAGGATGGTCGTCGCCTACCTTTTCGCTCAGCTGAGCCTCTGGTCTCGGGGTGCTCGAGGCGGGCTTCTCGTGCTCGGATCTGCCAACGTGGACGAGAG CCTCCTTGGCTACCTGACCAAGTATGACTGCTCCAGTGCAGACATCAACCCCATAGGTGGGATAAGCAAGACGGACCTGAAGGACTTCGTCCAGTTCTGCATGGAGAGCTTCCAGCTCCCCGCCCTGCAGAG CATCCTGGTAGCCCCACCCACTGCTGAACTGGAGCCCTTGGCCAGTGGACAGGTGTCCCAGACAGACGAG CGCTGA
- the NADSYN1 gene encoding glutamine-dependent NAD(+) synthetase isoform X3 yields MGRKVTVATCALNQWALDFEGNLQRILKSIEIAKHRGARYRLGPELEICGYGCWDHYHESDTLLHSLQVLAALLESPVTQDIICDVGMPVMHRNVRYNCRVIFLNRRILLIRPKMALANEGNYRELRWFTPWSRSRQTEEYFLPRMIQELTKQETVPFGDAVLATLDTCIGSEVCEELWTPRSPHVDMGLDGVEIFTNASGSHHVLRKAHARVDLVTMATTKNGGIYLLANQKGCDGDRLYYDGCAMIAMNGSIFAQGSQFSLDDVEVLTATLDLEDVRSYRAEISSRNLEASKVSPYPRVKVDFALSCHEDLLEPLSEPVEWKYHSPAEEISLGPACWLWDFLRRSQQAGFLLPLSGGVDSAATACLVYSMCRQVCEAVKDGNREVLADVRTIVDQPSYTPQDPRELCGRILTTCYMAGENSSRETCDRAKELAQQVGSLLGYLTKYDCSSADINPIGGISKTDLKDFVQFCMESFQLPALQSILVAPPTAELEPLASGQVSQTDEEDMGMTYAELSVYGRLRKLAKTGPYGMFCKLLVMWRDVCTPRQVADKVKRFFSKYSINRHKMTTLTPAYHAESYSPDDNRFDLRPFLYNTRWPWQFRCIDKQVLQLERRQQDLEGVD; encoded by the exons CGGCTACGGATGTTGGGATCATTATCACGAGTCGGACACCCTCCTGCATTCGCTCCAGGTCCTGGCTGCCCTTCTGGAATCTCCCGTCACTCAGGACATCATCTGCGACGTGGGAAT GCCCGTGATGCACCGAAATGTCCGCTACAACTGCAGGGTGATATTTCTCAACAG GAGGATCCTGCTCATCAGACCCAAGATGGCCCTGGCCAACGAAGGCAACTACAGGGAGCTGCGCTGGTTTACCCCCTGGTCCAGGAGTCG GCAAACAGAGGAGTATTTCCTCCCCCGGATGATACAGGAGCTGACAAAGCAG GAGACCGTGCCCTTTGGGGACGCCGTGCTCGCTACCCTGGACACCTGCATCGGGAGTGAGGTCTGTGAGGAGCTCTGGACGCCCCGCAG CCCGCATGTCGACATGGGCCTGGATGGCGTGGAGATCTTCACCAACGCCTCGGGCAGCCACCACGTGCTGCGCAAAGCCCACGCCAGGGTGGATCTGGTGACCATGGCAACCACCAAG AACGGTGGGATTTACTTGCTGGCCAACCAGAAGGGCTGTGACGGGGACCGGCTGTACTATGACGGCTGTGCCATGATCGCCATGAACGGCAGCATCTTTGCCCAGGGATCGCAGTTCTCCCTGGACGACGTG GAAGTCCTCACTGCCACGTTGGATTTGGAGGACGTCAGAAGCTACAGGGCGGAGATTTCGTCTCGAAACCTGGAG GCCAGCAAGGTGAGCCCCTACCCCCGCGTGAAGGTGGACTTTGCCCTCTCGTGCCACGAGGACTTGCTGGAGCCGCTGTCTGAGCCAGTTGAGTGGAAATACCACAGTCCTGCTGAGGAGATCAG CCTCGGACCTGCATGCTGGCTCTGGGACTTCTTAAGACGTAGCCAACAG GCGGGGTTTCTGCTGCCCCTGAGTGGCGGGGTGGACAGCGCGGCCACCGCCTGCCTCGTCTACTCCATGTGCCGCCAGGTCTGTGAGGCTGTGAAGGACGGAA ATCGGGAAGTGCTGGCCGACGTCCGGACCATCGTGGACCAGCCCAGCTACACACCCCAGGACCCCCGAGAGCTCTGCGGACGCATTCTGACCACCTGCTACATGGCCGGCGAGAACTCCTCCCGGGAGACATGCGACCGGGCCAAAGAGCTGGCGCAGCAGGTCGGAAG CCTCCTTGGCTACCTGACCAAGTATGACTGCTCCAGTGCAGACATCAACCCCATAGGTGGGATAAGCAAGACGGACCTGAAGGACTTCGTCCAGTTCTGCATGGAGAGCTTCCAGCTCCCCGCCCTGCAGAG CATCCTGGTAGCCCCACCCACTGCTGAACTGGAGCCCTTGGCCAGTGGACAGGTGTCCCAGACAGACGAG GAGGACATGGGGATGACATACGCAGAGCTCTCGGTCTACGGGAGGCTCCGGAAGTTGGCCAAGACCGGGCCCTATGGCATGTTCTGCAAACTCCTCGTCATGTGGAGGGACGTCTGCACCCCCCGACAG GTGGCAGACAAGGTGAAGCGGTTTTTCTCAAAGTATTCCATAAACAGACACAAAATGACCACGCTGACCCCCGCATACCACGCCGAGAGCTACAGCCCCGATGACAACAGGTTCGACCTGCGGCCGTTTCTGTACAACACCCGCTGGCCCTGGCAGTTCCGCTGCATAGACAAGCAG GTTCTCCagctggagagaaggcagcaggaCCTGGAAGGTGTGGACTGA
- the NADSYN1 gene encoding glutamine-dependent NAD(+) synthetase isoform X1, which translates to MGRKVTVATCALNQWALDFEGNLQRILKSIEIAKHRGARYRLGPELEICGYGCWDHYHESDTLLHSLQVLAALLESPVTQDIICDVGMPVMHRNVRYNCRVIFLNRRILLIRPKMALANEGNYRELRWFTPWSRSRQTEEYFLPRMIQELTKQETVPFGDAVLATLDTCIGSEVCEELWTPRSPHVDMGLDGVEIFTNASGSHHVLRKAHARVDLVTMATTKNGGIYLLANQKGCDGDRLYYDGCAMIAMNGSIFAQGSQFSLDDVEVLTATLDLEDVRSYRAEISSRNLEASKVSPYPRVKVDFALSCHEDLLEPLSEPVEWKYHSPAEEISLGPACWLWDFLRRSQQAGFLLPLSGGVDSAATACLVYSMCRQVCEAVKDGNREVLADVRTIVDQPSYTPQDPRELCGRILTTCYMAGENSSRETCDRAKELAQQVGSHHLGLNIDPAVKAVVGIFSLVTGKSPLFAAHGGSSRENLALQNVQARVRMVVAYLFAQLSLWSRGARGGLLVLGSANVDESLLGYLTKYDCSSADINPIGGISKTDLKDFVQFCMESFQLPALQSILVAPPTAELEPLASGQVSQTDEEDMGMTYAELSVYGRLRKLAKTGPYGMFCKLLVMWRDVCTPRQVADKVKRFFSKYSINRHKMTTLTPAYHAESYSPDDNRFDLRPFLYNTRWPWQFRCIDKQVLQLERRQQDLEGVD; encoded by the exons CGGCTACGGATGTTGGGATCATTATCACGAGTCGGACACCCTCCTGCATTCGCTCCAGGTCCTGGCTGCCCTTCTGGAATCTCCCGTCACTCAGGACATCATCTGCGACGTGGGAAT GCCCGTGATGCACCGAAATGTCCGCTACAACTGCAGGGTGATATTTCTCAACAG GAGGATCCTGCTCATCAGACCCAAGATGGCCCTGGCCAACGAAGGCAACTACAGGGAGCTGCGCTGGTTTACCCCCTGGTCCAGGAGTCG GCAAACAGAGGAGTATTTCCTCCCCCGGATGATACAGGAGCTGACAAAGCAG GAGACCGTGCCCTTTGGGGACGCCGTGCTCGCTACCCTGGACACCTGCATCGGGAGTGAGGTCTGTGAGGAGCTCTGGACGCCCCGCAG CCCGCATGTCGACATGGGCCTGGATGGCGTGGAGATCTTCACCAACGCCTCGGGCAGCCACCACGTGCTGCGCAAAGCCCACGCCAGGGTGGATCTGGTGACCATGGCAACCACCAAG AACGGTGGGATTTACTTGCTGGCCAACCAGAAGGGCTGTGACGGGGACCGGCTGTACTATGACGGCTGTGCCATGATCGCCATGAACGGCAGCATCTTTGCCCAGGGATCGCAGTTCTCCCTGGACGACGTG GAAGTCCTCACTGCCACGTTGGATTTGGAGGACGTCAGAAGCTACAGGGCGGAGATTTCGTCTCGAAACCTGGAG GCCAGCAAGGTGAGCCCCTACCCCCGCGTGAAGGTGGACTTTGCCCTCTCGTGCCACGAGGACTTGCTGGAGCCGCTGTCTGAGCCAGTTGAGTGGAAATACCACAGTCCTGCTGAGGAGATCAG CCTCGGACCTGCATGCTGGCTCTGGGACTTCTTAAGACGTAGCCAACAG GCGGGGTTTCTGCTGCCCCTGAGTGGCGGGGTGGACAGCGCGGCCACCGCCTGCCTCGTCTACTCCATGTGCCGCCAGGTCTGTGAGGCTGTGAAGGACGGAA ATCGGGAAGTGCTGGCCGACGTCCGGACCATCGTGGACCAGCCCAGCTACACACCCCAGGACCCCCGAGAGCTCTGCGGACGCATTCTGACCACCTGCTACATGGCCGGCGAGAACTCCTCCCGGGAGACATGCGACCGGGCCAAAGAGCTGGCGCAGCAGGTCGGAAG CCACCACCTCGGTCTCAACATCGATCCAGCCGTGAAGGCCGTCGTGGGCATCTTCAGCCTGGTGACGGGGAAAAGCCCTCTGTTTGCGGCTCACGGAGGCAGCAGCCGGGAGAACCTGGCGCTGCAGAACGTGCAG GCGCGCGTGAGGATGGTCGTCGCCTACCTTTTCGCTCAGCTGAGCCTCTGGTCTCGGGGTGCTCGAGGCGGGCTTCTCGTGCTCGGATCTGCCAACGTGGACGAGAG CCTCCTTGGCTACCTGACCAAGTATGACTGCTCCAGTGCAGACATCAACCCCATAGGTGGGATAAGCAAGACGGACCTGAAGGACTTCGTCCAGTTCTGCATGGAGAGCTTCCAGCTCCCCGCCCTGCAGAG CATCCTGGTAGCCCCACCCACTGCTGAACTGGAGCCCTTGGCCAGTGGACAGGTGTCCCAGACAGACGAG GAGGACATGGGGATGACATACGCAGAGCTCTCGGTCTACGGGAGGCTCCGGAAGTTGGCCAAGACCGGGCCCTATGGCATGTTCTGCAAACTCCTCGTCATGTGGAGGGACGTCTGCACCCCCCGACAG GTGGCAGACAAGGTGAAGCGGTTTTTCTCAAAGTATTCCATAAACAGACACAAAATGACCACGCTGACCCCCGCATACCACGCCGAGAGCTACAGCCCCGATGACAACAGGTTCGACCTGCGGCCGTTTCTGTACAACACCCGCTGGCCCTGGCAGTTCCGCTGCATAGACAAGCAG GTTCTCCagctggagagaaggcagcaggaCCTGGAAGGTGTGGACTGA